One Microbacterium marinum genomic window carries:
- a CDS encoding molybdenum cofactor synthesis domain-containing protein, translated as MSSFLAYVITVSDRSAAGEREDRGGPLAVRLLDEAGIASSGSEIVPDGADSVEEAVRRAIATGARLVVTTGGTGVGPRDRTPEGTERVLTRSVPGIADELRRVGVADTPLSVLSRGVAGVVEPEGALVVNLPGSTGAVASGIPVIVSVAAHVIDQMKGGDHS; from the coding sequence GTGTCGTCTTTTCTCGCCTACGTGATTACCGTCTCCGACCGGTCTGCCGCGGGGGAGCGTGAGGATCGTGGCGGGCCGCTCGCGGTCCGTCTGCTCGACGAGGCGGGCATCGCATCATCGGGCAGCGAAATCGTTCCCGACGGTGCCGATTCGGTGGAGGAGGCCGTCCGACGCGCGATCGCCACGGGCGCCCGGCTCGTCGTCACGACCGGGGGCACGGGGGTGGGCCCGCGCGATCGGACACCCGAGGGGACGGAACGCGTGCTGACCCGAAGCGTCCCGGGTATCGCGGACGAGTTGCGACGCGTCGGTGTTGCCGACACCCCCTTGTCCGTGTTGTCACGCGGCGTGGCGGGCGTGGTGGAACCGGAGGGCGCGCTCGTCGTGAACCTCCCCGGGTCGACCGGGGCAGTGGCCTCCGGCATCCCGGTGATCGTGTCGGTCGCCGCGCACGTGATCGATCAGATGAAGGGCGGGGACCACTCGTGA
- a CDS encoding molybdopterin-dependent oxidoreductase — translation MTTPRSGKRFIAWAAVAGVVAGAVFLAVAELAALVFARTASPILAVGAFVIDIVPRPLKEFAITTFGEYDKIALLVGLGLAVLIASAIAGILQYVRPHLGAIAIGLAGVLSGAAIVTRAEATVLAYLPPILGTIGGVVILVILGRRLRAWREASTAAPVPENPAHSRHLDRRRFLMLTTIAGASAIVVGIAGRTVSAVTSSAEAIRKAIKLPAPRSTVSIPSGAELDVKGLSPLITPNADFYRVDTALTVPTVDPETWTLVIDGMVDQRIELTFQDLLDMGLDEYAITLTCVSNEVGGGLVGNAVWQGVPLRDVLAMAGPQSGADMVLSRSVDGYTASTPLSAVTDDGIDAILAVAMNGEPLPPEHGFPVRMVVPGLYGYVSATKWVTELKVTTFAEDEAYWTPRGYSAEAPIKFASRLDTPKSGTPVKAGKVPVAGVAWAQTVGIERVEVSIDDGEWKPAKLSKPINEDTWVQWVMEWDATPGTHYVAVRAVNKNGDLQIEERAPIAPDGSSGWQRSLITVS, via the coding sequence ATGACCACTCCACGCAGCGGTAAGAGGTTCATCGCATGGGCAGCCGTGGCCGGCGTCGTCGCGGGCGCGGTGTTCCTCGCGGTCGCCGAGCTCGCCGCCCTCGTCTTCGCCCGGACCGCGAGCCCGATCCTCGCGGTCGGTGCCTTCGTCATCGACATCGTCCCGCGGCCTCTCAAGGAGTTCGCGATCACCACGTTCGGCGAGTACGACAAGATCGCGCTCCTCGTCGGGCTGGGCCTCGCGGTGCTCATCGCGTCCGCGATCGCGGGCATCCTCCAGTACGTGCGCCCCCATCTCGGCGCGATCGCCATCGGTCTCGCGGGAGTGCTCTCGGGTGCCGCGATCGTCACTCGGGCTGAGGCGACGGTGCTCGCGTACCTGCCGCCGATTCTGGGAACCATCGGCGGCGTCGTGATCCTGGTGATCCTGGGCCGCCGCCTGCGCGCGTGGCGGGAGGCATCGACGGCTGCCCCCGTACCGGAGAATCCCGCGCACTCGCGTCACCTCGATCGCCGCAGGTTCCTCATGCTGACCACGATTGCGGGCGCATCCGCGATCGTCGTGGGCATCGCCGGTCGCACGGTCAGCGCGGTGACGTCATCGGCCGAAGCCATCCGCAAGGCGATCAAGCTGCCGGCACCGCGATCGACGGTGTCGATCCCGTCGGGTGCGGAGCTCGACGTCAAAGGCCTCAGCCCACTGATCACTCCTAACGCAGACTTCTACCGCGTCGACACCGCCCTCACCGTGCCCACCGTCGACCCTGAGACGTGGACCCTCGTGATCGACGGAATGGTCGACCAGCGCATCGAGTTGACCTTCCAAGACCTGCTCGACATGGGGCTCGACGAATACGCCATCACGTTGACCTGCGTGTCGAACGAGGTCGGTGGCGGGCTCGTCGGCAACGCCGTCTGGCAGGGTGTGCCGCTACGCGATGTGCTGGCGATGGCCGGACCTCAGTCCGGCGCCGACATGGTGCTCTCGCGCAGTGTCGATGGATACACCGCGAGTACGCCGCTTTCGGCGGTCACCGATGACGGTATCGACGCGATCCTCGCTGTCGCGATGAACGGCGAGCCGCTCCCGCCCGAGCACGGGTTCCCCGTCCGCATGGTCGTCCCGGGCCTCTACGGCTACGTGTCCGCGACGAAGTGGGTCACCGAACTCAAGGTCACGACGTTCGCGGAGGATGAGGCGTACTGGACGCCGCGCGGCTACAGCGCCGAGGCTCCCATCAAGTTCGCCTCGCGACTGGACACGCCGAAATCCGGCACGCCGGTCAAGGCGGGCAAGGTGCCCGTCGCCGGCGTCGCGTGGGCCCAGACCGTGGGCATCGAGCGCGTCGAAGTGAGCATCGACGACGGCGAGTGGAAGCCCGCCAAGCTGTCCAAGCCCATCAACGAGGACACGTGGGTGCAGTGGGTCATGGAATGGGATGCCACCCCCGGCACGCACTACGTCGCGGTTCGAGCGGTGAACAAGAACGGCGACCTCCAGATCGAGGAGCGCGCGCCGATCGCCCCCGACGGTTCGTCGGGATGGCAGCGGTCACTCATCACGGTCTCGTGA
- a CDS encoding NUDIX hydrolase, with amino-acid sequence MENADAGCQIILVNPAGSVLLQLRDDIPSIPFPGMWALPGGMLEPGELPLDCILREVDEELGARLDPSTVTHVVSKTRSYGLEHTFTAPFAATVDEIDLTEGQRVEWFTPEQIESLALAYEDDDVLESFFAARL; translated from the coding sequence ATGGAGAACGCGGACGCCGGCTGTCAGATCATTCTGGTGAACCCGGCCGGTTCGGTTCTGCTGCAGCTGCGAGACGACATTCCGAGCATCCCGTTCCCCGGCATGTGGGCTCTCCCCGGAGGGATGCTGGAGCCCGGCGAACTCCCGCTCGACTGCATCCTTCGGGAAGTGGACGAGGAGCTCGGGGCGCGACTCGACCCCAGCACCGTGACGCACGTCGTCTCGAAGACGCGGTCCTACGGGCTCGAGCACACCTTCACCGCGCCATTCGCCGCAACCGTAGACGAGATCGATCTCACCGAGGGGCAACGCGTGGAGTGGTTCACGCCAGAACAGATCGAGAGCCTCGCGCTCGCCTACGAGGACGACGACGTCCTCGAGTCCTTCTTCGCGGCTCGCTTGTAG
- a CDS encoding PadR family transcriptional regulator, with product MLAVLAEEPRHGYAIALALESRGLGRPRGGSLYPTLAGLEADGAIVAIWESGESGPGRRTYSLTPAGLERLSDERAKWMELTLALGDSEGTNGDA from the coding sequence GTGCTCGCCGTGCTCGCGGAGGAGCCGCGGCACGGCTATGCGATCGCCCTCGCGTTGGAATCGAGAGGGCTCGGCAGACCGCGCGGCGGGTCGCTCTATCCGACACTCGCCGGGCTCGAGGCAGACGGAGCAATCGTGGCGATATGGGAATCGGGGGAATCCGGCCCAGGGCGTCGGACCTACTCGCTCACTCCCGCAGGCCTTGAACGACTCTCCGACGAGCGTGCGAAGTGGATGGAACTCACGCTCGCACTGGGCGACTCAGAAGGAACGAACGGCGATGCCTGA
- a CDS encoding MerR family transcriptional regulator: MTPTHDDLMTAGRFTASTLLTAKALRIYAERGLLTPRRVDPDNGYRYYGVEQVQTGWLIGLLRSADLSLDQIAEIVAAADADPERAVDLLDRAVAAGDRRHEARHAVLERARLHLRQETVMTTVQSRFEPDRAVVSVMRRVAPHDLDRVIQEEASALRKVAAEGGVAIAGDPFGIFHAPVTDDSDGPLEIVLPIDGLVDSAGDVRSYRLGGGSVATRLAEGAESDFPGILALYDEVHAWITDAGRTPTGPPREVWHTSPQSPEGLRLTITWPYAEATA, translated from the coding sequence GTGACACCGACACACGACGACCTGATGACCGCGGGAAGGTTCACCGCGTCGACCCTGCTGACGGCGAAGGCGCTGCGCATCTACGCGGAGCGCGGTCTGCTGACGCCGCGGCGGGTGGATCCCGACAACGGGTACCGGTACTACGGGGTCGAGCAGGTGCAGACCGGGTGGCTGATTGGGCTGCTGAGGTCTGCAGATCTCTCCCTCGACCAGATCGCCGAGATCGTCGCCGCTGCGGATGCCGATCCGGAGAGGGCCGTTGACCTGCTCGATCGAGCAGTCGCGGCGGGGGATCGGCGTCACGAGGCTCGGCACGCCGTGCTCGAGCGCGCACGTCTGCATCTGCGTCAGGAGACCGTCATGACCACCGTCCAGTCCCGCTTCGAACCGGATCGCGCCGTCGTCAGTGTGATGCGCCGGGTGGCGCCGCACGACCTCGATCGGGTCATCCAGGAGGAGGCCTCCGCCCTTCGAAAGGTCGCGGCCGAAGGTGGGGTCGCCATTGCGGGGGACCCCTTTGGCATCTTCCACGCGCCCGTGACGGACGATTCCGATGGTCCGCTCGAGATCGTCCTGCCCATCGACGGGCTGGTCGACTCGGCCGGCGACGTCCGCAGCTACCGGCTCGGGGGAGGCTCGGTGGCGACGCGGCTGGCCGAGGGAGCGGAGAGCGACTTCCCCGGCATCCTCGCCCTCTACGACGAGGTGCACGCGTGGATCACGGATGCCGGGCGCACCCCGACCGGGCCGCCGCGCGAGGTGTGGCACACGTCTCCGCAGTCGCCGGAGGGTCTGCGCCTCACGATCACCTGGCCCTACGCCGAAGCGACCGCCTAG